In Scleropages formosus chromosome 6, fSclFor1.1, whole genome shotgun sequence, the genomic stretch atgtgtgtgaatattttgtAGGTATGTAACTTGTACTCCATGAGTTGACTAGAAATGCTTGACTTAAATTAATCTGCTCCCCtacccttttttgttttacagcctTGGTTGGACAACAAGCACACAGTTTTTGGGAGGTGTACAAAAGGAATGGAAGTTGTCCAGAGGATTTCCAATGTCAAAGTCAATCCTAAAACAGACAAACCATATGAGGATGTTAGTATCATCAATATAACTGTAAAGTAATTAAAACTGCATTCTGGTCTGTTTGTACATCATgagcattttcttatttttaaaataaagtgactttttaagaaggtgtaaatttatttttttttggatacgTTCTTTCTAAAGGTGTGGTGGTGGATGATGACAAGGATGTGTTGACCGTACAACTGACCGCATCCAAGATGCACAAGATCATGCAACATGCGCATTCatcaatttgtatttatttagcataacACATTATACAAAAGCATGATGAAATTCACAAGTTACAAATGTATGTTTACTGTGCTTTCACATGTTGAGGTTATGCTAAAAACGTATTATTCACACAAGGACAACCGTAGGTAAAAGATGGAATCCAATGCATAAGGTTTCACATGCTCTTTTAAATAAGTAGTTAACTTTACATAGCATTTATGCTGAAAGAGGACAGtaaacagtaaaactgaattcCTTTGAAACAACCAGAAGTGCTTCCTCTATACTGTAAGCTTATAAGTAGTACAGGTTgagaaaaattgcaaaaatgacCTAGTTCCTTGACCTCACTAAACAGAAAAGTTGTAATAACATGGGTTAGAAAGGagctggtttaaaaaaaaaaaaaaaaaactaaagcagTTCATTCAACAGCAGTTCAGTAACATTGAGGAGACTAGTTTTAGgcaaattttaaattcagaaaagTCCCAAAATTGGCAGCACAGCAGTTTGTCCATTTAACCTAAAATAAATCCTCAAATATGTATCACCAGTCTGCAGACCAGCATATCCAATGTACCAAGAACTTAACACACTCCTCAAaacaggaggtgggggggggaggggggatgacGCACGGCCCATCAACTTTAACTCATCACAGCTTTGAGCTAGGTGCTTCAAATGTTGTCAATGGTTCCCACAGTTTTATATACAAACACATACTCAAGGCTTTTTCTGTACTGGTTCAATCTCCATGTACTTGCGCGCTGGAACACCAGTTTGACACCAAAAAGCTTGGTGAAGTAAAAACTTCAAACCTCTAACTAAACAAAATGCTTAATTTCACATACAGTCAAGACTTCCAAGTTACTGTACAAAATGATACTCTTTAATAAGAACCCTACAACATTCCGTGTCCGAGCAATGGCATATTTTAGTATATGGGTCATTGAGTTGCACTACATAAGAAGCTCATGCGGGAACTCCTTACACTGGACAGAATCAGAATGCCTTCAGGCACTTATTCCCaagttattttgaaaatatgaacaGGATCCAGAGGCCTCAAACCATAAAATGCTGCACATTCCAACACATTCTCAGGTGGTTAAGGTAATAACATCCTTTGCTGGCTAAAACTGAAGAACAATATTATCACTAAAATATTTTGGGCCAGGGAGCTTGGTTGATAATGGATTACCAGAAAGATAAGTACAGCATTCACAGGACACATTATTACGGAATACATCATACTGCAACAATGTGTTTAGTGTTAAAAAGGAAAAGCTtcatccaatttttttttttccaaattcatACAGAATAATAAGAACCTGACACCAAGCTACTCCACCAGACAAAGATCTAATAGTACAATTTAAATGTTAGAACTGGCAAATAGTAACTGGATATGCACTGGCAACAAACATGCAGAATGTCTGCTGTCTTTATTAACTTTATAGTTAACAGAGCAAGGTTAGAATAAAACGACAAACAAATTATATTCCTCCCAAAACACATAACCTTGTTGGtatatttgttatattaatttatacttGATCCCTCTAGGTCAAATGGTGCTAAATTTCCACACTCCAGCATTTATATTGGTATTTCTCACCACAGAGGAACACTCATCCTTGGGAAATGTGATTATTAACAGCAATGCAGGGAGAATTAGAAGGTAAATGCAATGATGGGTCAGTCTTACTTGGGATGGAAGAGACTGGGGGGCTGGGCAAATGGGAGGGGTGAGAATGAGGCCTGGGCGGAGTCAGTGGGACAGTGGGTGGAGACAGCTGGATAGTCGACAGGGGTTAGGCCACATCCAGTACACCAGCAGCCACCAATTGCCTGGACAGCCAGTCCAGACCTTCGTGGAGGCCTGTTCCACTGCGGGCATCGCAGCCCTGGATGTGCCAGCTCCGTCCACAGCACAATTTGTGTAgactcagcagctctgtcaTCTCTTCCACCGAAAGCGCCCCGGGAACATCCTGTGTGTACAGgatgtataaatatacaattCACTTGGGTTTCACAGCAGTTGCTAGACAAACCATGTTCTAGCTTCATCGTTACACTGCAAGTTTTATGACCTTACTCCTTAAATTGCATTAAGATGAAAAATTTGAACAGTATTTCTCTATTGTCACTGAtggcatacatttttaaacatctaGTCATCACTTTTCCTCATATGTCTACAGCATGCATCACGAGATTCGTAATGGACGAGTCTCCTTCCCCTCAATGCTGTTACCTGTTTGTTAGCAAAGATAAGCAAGAGGGCATCTCTGAGCTCCTTCTCTGTCAACAGTTTGGCCAACTCACTGTGGGCCTCCATCAGCCTGTCTCTGTGGCAGCTGTCAATCACAAACACCACAGCTGCAGACACAAAAAGACAAGAGTCAAGTTTCAGTATAACTGCAtcagcagggggaaaaaaaaactcccgaACTGAGCAAGACTACTCTTACTGAGCTCGTCCGAACACGAACACTACGAATatctgaagaaaacacacataatCACTGAACTTCACAGCAATCATTCTAATTATTTGGCTTCTTCGTTTCTGCCAAAAATACTATGAATTGAGCAGCATGCTATTGATTAGTTGGCATTTGGCTGTAATATCCACACAGAAGTTTGTGTCTATGGTACAAGAAATACCTTGTGTATTCAAGTAGTAATGTTTCCAGAGAGGTCTAAGCTTATGTTTGCCACCAACATCCCAGATGGTGAACTTCAGATTCTTATATTCCACCGTCTCCACATTAAAACCTGAAAGACAAAGAATATTTTATGTAGAAACAATACAACGTGCCCTTTCTGTGTAAATTCTGTCCGTTCTGAAAGAATTCCACGAGCAGCTGGAATAATTTTCCAGCTCAGTTCAACGATTTCTGATAAGGGGCATTACAGAGATGGTGTGACAACAATACAAAGCACTACGCACCATAGAAGCACTGAAAGCAAGTTTATcttatttaacatttctttatacACGTCACTACTACGCTTAAAGGTTAAAAAGTGAATAACGCAGAGAAGCCTTTCACATCGGGCAGCAGAATGCTATGAATTTACCTATGGTCGGAATGGGCTGCATGAACTCATCCTGTTTCAGCTTGAAGAGAATGGTCGTTTTCCCAGCTCCGTCGAGACCCAACGTTACTACACGTATCTCCATCTTCGGCCCGATGTGAACTCTGTTGTCCTGAAATCAGAAtcaacaaaatataaatatagcaGAGCTGAAATTCACGTACAACAGAACACATTCACCTCAAGGCtgcatttaatttgaaatgagAATTAAAGTAAAACCCTTTCTCCCCCATCCTATCATATTTGTGGCCACGTGGGCGTGTTCGCCTTTTTTACCCCAAATATCTGAGTCTGCAGCCTGGTTTCTGCTATTCAGTTCGACTACAAGGGAGCCAAGAGCATCCCAGAAGCATCCCGTACTTTTGTGAAGGTGACCGGGATCCCGGCGTCCAGCTGGATGTGGTCGGCCAGCTCGGtgaactgctgctgttgcttctgCAGGGTTTCTAGGAGCCTGGTGATCTCCTGCTTCGCCAGCACCACACGGCAATCATCCTACAAGGAGCAACACCACACAGGTGATTGCAGCTTACCATGGGCTCTCGGTGTAAAACTAATTGTGCAAGTGAAGACAAGAATGAGCCTGCAAATGAACAAGCTTTGGTGACCTGCATATGAAAACAGTGGTCAAGCAGAATTTCTTTGTTGAAGGGAAGCTTCCAGTTGATGGTAAATGAGAAGCTTTCAAGAAATTTGATACATGAAGAGtgcatttttgtgaattttaaatTCTACGAAAATTTATTCATCATGCGTAAGTACTGCAGCATCCCAGTGCAGTCATGCTCACAATGTGTACCTACTGCAGTGATAATCATAATGAAGTGCATTTCTGATACAGGGATAATGTTACAATGAAACAGCAGTCACCATGCATGACTGCTGCGCTTATCATCGTAAGTAGGACAGTAAGGGGGCTCAGGGTGCCTACTGATGCCATACCTGCTGTAATGTCTTCTCGCAGTGCAGGCAGGCGGTGGACACCTGGGACAGCAGGATGGTCATATCCTCCTGCTGCTGGCGCAACCAGATCAGCCTTTCACGCACGTGAGCATCCACCACACTCAGTGCCATCTCCTCCTGGCGACACAGCGTCTCGTGCAGATCGGCGAAGTAGGCCCGGACGCAGGAGCGGGCACTCTCCGCTGTGCCTGGTACCTGGGGCCGGGACGTGGGAGGGAGGGTTACTCAGTCCGCTAGTACTCTAACAGACGGTAAGAGCAACAGCTTTAACTGGTATGAATTACACACTTGGCACTCACAACATTTATGCTTAGCAGATGGACTCAAATCCATACAATTAGTTTTACAATACAGTCATTTAATACACACTAATCCCTAAAAAGAGGTGGaccaacatttttttgtactgtctgtATTCATAATCATTCCATATACacttacagaaaaaaagcaagttTACAAAAGCTATTTAATTCAAAACAGCAAACACATTTaaagcaacacttttttttcataacCGTAATCACTGACAGGATTATTTGTCTCAGTGTATTATTTCAGGCGCACTGTGTATAACTACTTAGCCCCAAAAAGCCTGTTCAGTTTGCACTGCCACACCCACATGGCTCTCGTATTCCAAAACAAATGTCAGGTCCAGTTAGCTCCTGATGCATGTGTGTCACTGGGATTGCTCATCCACGAGATCAAACTCACATGCTCCGTGTGAGCCATGCCAAAGCTGTCCTCCACGATTTGCTCCCCACCCTCGATCTGCTGTACAATGCCCACCAGCTTGCGGGAGTATTCAGAGACCTCTTCTGTGAACGTGCGGATGCAGTGCGCCATGTCCAGGATGGAGGCTCGGATCTGGTTGGCTTCAGTCTCGAGCACAGCATGCTGGGACAGGAGTGGGAACACAAAATACCCTCAGCCTGGAGAAGGGCTGGATGAAATCTTCAGTTGTGTTCTCCGTATAATAAATTATGGCATAACTAACTAAGGTAGCCAAGAGTAGTGAAATTAAGGTCAGATCCCAATATCAGTTGTGTACATGCACTACATGAACTCGCGACAGAGAAGCTAAGTTTATTTACACGAATGAGAATCAATGCTAAACTAAACCAGAGACCAGCGCTGCCGCTGACCTTGTGTCCCTGGTGCTTGCCGTACTCCTTGCACACGCAGCACATGAGTGGCCCCGGCTGGCAGGCATCTTCCAGGCACACAAACTCGATGGCGTGCACCTGGTGCTGGGGGCACAGCGTCTTCTCGTGGGGCTTATCGGCCAAGGGCACACGTCGATGCTTAGCCAGGGTGCGGGTAGAGTGCGTAAGCTGCGAACAGCCGGCGCAGAGGTGGGTGGCACACACTGTGCAGTACACAGAGGCCGTGTGACTCTCGTCCTCATCGCAGCGAACGATGCGCTGCCAGaaggagagagcgagagagagagaaaagggggggggattGGCGACGTGGCAAATGTGCGATGGCTGGTACTGTAATGGAAACGTATTTCATAACTACAGCACCGGTTAGAAAAACATTACCCGTCCCTAAAACACCACTCCCCAACCCCCGcccagacaattttttttccagtcctcTCCACAGCCAGACTGAGGACAAAAGTTCTTGTGTCATACCTCTCCTACCCCACCGAGGGCATCCTCAGACATGCCTGACTGGTTGGAGGCCCCATTCTGCAGCCTCTCCAGTAGCTCCAGCAGGGCAAAGTTCTTTTTCAGCCCCCAAACTCCAGAGTCCCCTGCCAACACACCGAAGAAAAACACTCAAGTCAAAGCCCTGTGAGCAGTCACATCTTCAATAGAGTCCAGGCTTCTGGGCCGCAGTTTATCAGAGTGAAACTCCACCAGCGTACCAGCAAGGGTCAGACAATGCTTAAGGGTAAATGTTATACATGGTACAGCAAAAACCTTCTCAAACTGGCTGTGTTGTGGCACTGCTAAAAAGCTGAACTTCCGAGCACGTGTGAGCTTGAAACTACAGAAGCGTCACAGCAGCCAGTCGTACAACTTGTTCGCTGTGCCACGTATGTCAACCCTACCATCGCTTAAAGTCAAAATGCAATTTAGGGAGCATATATCACTATTATCTAATCTGACCTAAATGGCCCAGGAAGCAACCACATAAATAACTAGTCATTACCATGGCTTTCGTGGCTGTTTGAGGTCAATATAAACAGTAGTATGCAGCCACGTGGAAGACAAGAAGCAAATAAACTTGAATTATGTGTTATACAAACTTGAATAATGAGGTGTTTGACCTTTCCTGGAcaacaaaaatggcaaaacaaaacacttaacacgtgacagaaaaaaaaaaaaaaatctgaaatctgGATTCCAAAAGTGTGGCTGCTTGTTAAAAGTCTACATTTTTCCATTCATGTTTTGCGAAAGAGCATCATACACATGAGTGACACTTTAAACCAACATAACACACATTGAGGTCGACTTCCCCTATGTGATTAAGGTTATTCTTGCACTATCCACAAACCCTGCAGCTGAGCCTGGCAGTCCCAGCCCCAGGGGAGCTCCTCCAAAGTActttactgaaacacacaatcTAAATGGAGTTGCATCTGTAAACACAACGCATCACAGCATGGATGCTTTACTGCCACGTGACTCCCTTCTGCCACTTAACTAGCAGGAGTTTCAAGTTGCACAAGGTAATGAATTTATTCTCAGAATATGCTTTGAATATATTTCACTGGCACTTTTCATAGACggcttggtggcacagcaagtagcgctgctgtttcacagcgcctgggtggtgtgagaggatgtgggttcaatccctgctcagtctgtgtgcattttgcatgttccccccgtgtctgtgtgggttttctccgggtgctctggtttcctcccacagtccaaagacatgctgttcaggttcatagtgtgtgagtgacagagagagtatgttccactgatgtatggatgagtgacccagtgtaagtagtgtatctagcagcgtaagtcaccgcagtgaataaggtgtgtgggctgataacactatatagagtacattggaagctgctttggagaaaagtgcttgccaagtaaataaatgtaaatgtagccaacacatttacataaagtGATATGGCAGGGGCACGCCGCAGAGACATGCCTGTTCACATGTGGAGCGGAAAGGACAGAGAAAAGCTGTGGCGAAAAGGGACGAGAGGAGTTCGCCGGCCTCACCGAGCTCGGTGACCTGTCTGTCGAAGGGGCAGCGCACAGCCCGGCCGTGGAGCGGCAGCCGAGTCAGGCAGTCGTGGCACACCGTGTGACCGCACAGCAGCAACCTGGGCACCTTGTCTCCTTGCAGAGAGAAGACGTCTTCACACACTCCGCATTCGAGcacctgaaaacacacatgctTACAATACACTTACACGGTTCTGGGTCTGTTTTCACAGTcgccatttttttttgttggatgagattcctccccccctcccaaaaaagcTGGGACTGGCTCTACGAAGACTAAACAAGTGTGGATTGCTGTACTTTAGACGTTGTACGACTTGGAGAGCACAAAATTTCCTCACGAAAACACTTATTTAAGAAGCCCTGATGGCTAGCGAGGTTTCCTGAGGCTCGGTCAGCGTCAGGAGGAACGAGAGAGCACCGGTGTTTCTCAACGGACGTAATTTAAACCACAGCGAAACCAACACACCGGAGCTACGCCAGTGCAAACCTTTTCACGTTTAAC encodes the following:
- the trim23 gene encoding E3 ubiquitin-protein ligase TRIM23 translates to MAAAAGVNKPGAGGAMDSCVRHGRSAAGSAVKVLECGVCEDVFSLQGDKVPRLLLCGHTVCHDCLTRLPLHGRAVRCPFDRQVTELGDSGVWGLKKNFALLELLERLQNGASNQSGMSEDALGGVGERIVRCDEDESHTASVYCTVCATHLCAGCSQLTHSTRTLAKHRRVPLADKPHEKTLCPQHQVHAIEFVCLEDACQPGPLMCCVCKEYGKHQGHKHAVLETEANQIRASILDMAHCIRTFTEEVSEYSRKLVGIVQQIEGGEQIVEDSFGMAHTEHVPGTAESARSCVRAYFADLHETLCRQEEMALSVVDAHVRERLIWLRQQQEDMTILLSQVSTACLHCEKTLQQDDCRVVLAKQEITRLLETLQKQQQQFTELADHIQLDAGIPVTFTKDNRVHIGPKMEIRVVTLGLDGAGKTTILFKLKQDEFMQPIPTIGFNVETVEYKNLKFTIWDVGGKHKLRPLWKHYYLNTQAVVFVIDSCHRDRLMEAHSELAKLLTEKELRDALLLIFANKQDVPGALSVEEMTELLSLHKLCCGRSWHIQGCDARSGTGLHEGLDWLSRQLVAAGVLDVA